In a single window of the Thermococcus stetteri genome:
- a CDS encoding GMP synthase subunit A, whose protein sequence is MIIIMDNGGQYVHRIWRTLRYLGVEAKIIPNTTPLEEIKAMRPKGIIFSGGPDIEKTGNCEAVLEHYDEFKVPILGICLGHQLIAKHFGGRVGRGEKAEYSLVEIEILDEDDIFKGLPRKLRVWESHMDEVKELPPGFKLLARSETCPVEAMKHEKLPIYGVQFHPEVAHTEHGAEIYRNFAELCGEL, encoded by the coding sequence ATGATAATCATAATGGACAACGGCGGTCAATACGTCCACAGGATTTGGAGAACCCTCCGCTACCTCGGCGTCGAGGCGAAGATAATCCCGAACACGACGCCCCTTGAGGAGATAAAGGCCATGAGACCAAAGGGGATAATCTTCTCCGGAGGTCCGGATATAGAGAAGACCGGGAACTGCGAAGCGGTTTTGGAGCACTACGACGAGTTCAAAGTTCCGATACTCGGCATCTGCCTCGGCCACCAGCTCATAGCGAAGCACTTCGGCGGGAGGGTCGGGAGGGGCGAGAAGGCAGAGTACAGCCTCGTCGAGATTGAGATACTCGATGAGGACGACATCTTCAAGGGGCTTCCGAGGAAGCTGAGGGTCTGGGAGAGCCACATGGACGAGGTCAAGGAGCTCCCGCCCGGCTTTAAGCTCCTGGCCAGGAGCGAGACCTGCCCGGTTGAGGCCATGAAGCACGAAAAGCTCCCCATCTACGGCGTCCAGTTTCACCCGGAGGTTGCCCACACGGAGCATGGGGCTGAGATCTACCGCAACTTCGCGGAGCTGTGTGGAGAGCTTTGA
- a CDS encoding type II toxin-antitoxin system VapC family toxin yields MRAVIDTSVVFHLFSSFYPERTRVAERIVELIQTDSLEGFAPRIGRAEFVAVLSRYFERNEVSEALSGYDEIVTWVPEEIIMDTVMELAFELKHYVSDLYFIATAKLLNAVLLTNDRKMADMARSVGVKAFYLAEEADEFFKLVGVEA; encoded by the coding sequence ATGCGGGCCGTTATTGACACTTCAGTGGTCTTTCACCTCTTCTCCAGTTTCTATCCCGAAAGAACGCGGGTCGCAGAGAGGATTGTCGAGCTAATCCAGACGGATTCCCTTGAAGGGTTCGCTCCGAGGATAGGGCGGGCAGAGTTTGTGGCGGTGCTTTCAAGGTATTTTGAAAGAAACGAGGTCAGCGAGGCCCTCTCGGGATACGACGAGATAGTAACGTGGGTTCCCGAGGAGATCATAATGGACACTGTCATGGAGCTTGCCTTCGAGCTGAAGCACTACGTTTCCGATCTTTACTTTATAGCCACCGCTAAGCTCCTGAATGCCGTTCTCCTAACCAACGACCGAAAAATGGCCGATATGGCCAGATCCGTTGGTGTGAAGGCTTTCTACCTCGCTGAAGAGGCCGATGAGTTTTTCAAGCTCGTGGGGGTGGAAGCATGA
- a CDS encoding antitoxin AF2212-like protein, giving the protein MGENVEVVEAVYENGVLKPLKPLKLKEGERVLLKVKKSSIIELARKLREKITPETVDMDPTDYLLKMREERDYAGRY; this is encoded by the coding sequence ATGGGGGAGAACGTCGAGGTCGTTGAAGCGGTTTACGAGAACGGCGTGCTGAAGCCGCTTAAGCCGCTCAAGCTCAAGGAAGGGGAGCGAGTCCTGCTGAAGGTGAAAAAAAGCTCCATCATAGAGCTGGCAAGGAAGCTCAGGGAAAAGATCACCCCTGAAACCGTGGACATGGACCCCACTGATTACCTGCTCAAGATGCGTGAGGAGAGGGACTATGCGGGCCGTTATTGA
- the guaA gene encoding glutamine-hydrolyzing GMP synthase — protein MWEKFIEEKVREIRETVGDGKAIIALSGGVDSSTAAVLAHKAIGDRLHAVFVNTGFMRKGEPEFVVKTFRDEFGLNLHYVDASERFFKELKGVTDPEEKRKIIGRIFIEVFEEIAREINADFLIQGTIAPDWIESQGKIKSHHNVGGLPERLNLKLIEPLRDLYKDEVRELAKELGLPEKIYNRMPFPGPGLAVRVLGEVTPEKVAIVREANAIVEEEIEKAGLKPWQAFAVLLGVKTVGVQGDIRAYKETVAVRVVESLDGMTANAMNLPWEVLQRIAFRITSEIPEVGRVLYDITNKPPATIEFE, from the coding sequence ATGTGGGAGAAGTTCATCGAGGAGAAGGTTAGGGAGATAAGGGAAACTGTTGGAGACGGGAAGGCCATCATAGCTCTCTCCGGTGGCGTTGACAGCTCAACGGCTGCCGTTCTGGCTCATAAGGCTATAGGTGACAGGCTCCACGCGGTCTTCGTGAACACCGGCTTCATGAGGAAGGGCGAGCCGGAATTCGTAGTCAAGACCTTCCGCGACGAGTTCGGGCTGAATCTCCACTACGTAGACGCCAGCGAGCGCTTTTTTAAGGAGCTCAAGGGTGTAACCGACCCTGAGGAAAAGAGGAAGATAATAGGCAGGATCTTCATCGAGGTCTTTGAGGAGATTGCGAGGGAGATAAACGCCGACTTCCTCATCCAGGGGACGATAGCTCCCGACTGGATAGAGAGCCAGGGCAAAATAAAGAGCCACCACAACGTTGGTGGATTGCCAGAGAGGCTCAACCTCAAGCTGATCGAACCCTTGAGGGATCTCTACAAGGACGAGGTTCGCGAGCTGGCGAAGGAGCTCGGCCTTCCAGAGAAGATTTACAACCGCATGCCCTTCCCTGGGCCGGGGCTGGCCGTCAGGGTTCTCGGCGAGGTCACACCTGAGAAGGTCGCCATCGTCAGAGAAGCCAACGCCATAGTCGAGGAGGAGATTGAGAAGGCCGGGCTTAAGCCCTGGCAGGCCTTCGCGGTTCTGCTGGGCGTTAAAACGGTCGGCGTTCAGGGCGACATAAGGGCCTACAAGGAGACGGTGGCGGTGCGCGTTGTCGAGAGCCTCGACGGCATGACCGCCAACGCGATGAACCTCCCGTGGGAGGTACTCCAGAGGATAGCCTTCAGGATAACGAGCGAGATTCCAGAGGTCGGAAGGGTACTCTACGACATCACCAACAAGCCTCCCGCAACGATAGAGTTCGAGTGA
- the guaB gene encoding IMP dehydrogenase produces MGRFEQKLVNAIKGYTFDDVLLIPQATEVEPKDVDVSTRITPNVKLNIPILSAAMDTVTEWEMAVAMAREGGLGVIHRNMSIEEQVEQVKRVKRAERFIVEEVISIKPDESLDYALFIMERNGVDGLPVVDDDGKVVGVITKKDIAAKQGSKVSDVMTGDVITVPETVTAEEAVQIMFDHRIDRLPVVDGEGRLVGLITMSDLAKRKKYKNAVRDENGDLLVAAAVGPFDLERAKALDKAGADVIVVDTAHAHNLKAIKAMKEIRKAVDADLIVGNIANPKAVDDLTFADAVKVGIGPGSICTTRVVAGVGVPQVTAIALVADKAQEYGLHVIADGGIRYSGDIVKAIAAGADAVMLGSLLAGTKEAPGKEVVMNGRRYKQYRGMGSLGAMMKGGAERYYQKGHMKTKKFVPEGVEGVVPYKGPVGDVLYQLIGGLKAGMGYVGARNIPELKERGEFVIITHAGYIESHPHDILITNEAPNYPLGK; encoded by the coding sequence ATGGGAAGATTTGAACAAAAACTTGTTAATGCCATTAAGGGATACACCTTCGACGACGTTCTCCTGATACCGCAGGCGACCGAAGTCGAGCCGAAGGACGTGGACGTTTCTACGCGGATAACGCCCAACGTGAAGCTGAACATCCCGATTCTCAGCGCGGCCATGGACACGGTTACCGAGTGGGAGATGGCCGTTGCGATGGCCAGGGAAGGCGGCCTGGGAGTAATCCACAGGAACATGAGCATCGAGGAGCAGGTCGAGCAAGTGAAGAGGGTCAAGAGGGCCGAGCGCTTCATCGTTGAGGAGGTTATAAGCATAAAGCCAGACGAGAGCCTCGACTACGCGCTGTTCATCATGGAGCGCAACGGCGTTGACGGCCTGCCCGTTGTTGACGATGATGGAAAGGTCGTCGGAGTAATCACCAAGAAGGACATAGCGGCGAAGCAGGGCTCGAAGGTCAGCGATGTCATGACGGGCGATGTTATAACCGTACCCGAGACGGTAACGGCGGAAGAGGCAGTACAGATAATGTTCGACCACAGGATAGACAGGCTCCCGGTTGTGGACGGAGAGGGAAGGCTCGTTGGGCTCATAACGATGAGTGACCTCGCTAAGAGGAAGAAGTACAAGAACGCGGTGAGAGATGAAAACGGCGACCTTCTGGTTGCCGCGGCCGTTGGTCCCTTCGACCTTGAGAGGGCGAAGGCTCTCGATAAGGCTGGAGCCGACGTCATAGTCGTTGATACTGCCCACGCCCACAACCTCAAGGCGATAAAGGCCATGAAGGAGATAAGGAAGGCCGTAGATGCCGACCTCATAGTTGGAAACATCGCAAACCCGAAGGCGGTTGATGATCTCACCTTCGCGGACGCCGTTAAGGTCGGAATCGGGCCGGGAAGCATCTGCACCACGAGGGTAGTTGCTGGAGTGGGCGTCCCGCAGGTTACCGCCATAGCTCTCGTGGCCGACAAAGCCCAGGAATACGGGCTTCACGTGATAGCCGACGGCGGAATACGCTACTCCGGGGACATAGTGAAGGCGATAGCGGCCGGGGCTGACGCTGTGATGCTCGGATCCCTGCTGGCCGGAACGAAGGAGGCTCCAGGTAAAGAGGTGGTCATGAACGGAAGGAGGTACAAGCAGTACCGCGGAATGGGCTCGCTCGGGGCCATGATGAAGGGAGGGGCGGAGCGCTACTACCAGAAGGGTCACATGAAGACGAAGAAGTTCGTCCCTGAGGGAGTTGAGGGAGTTGTTCCATACAAGGGGCCGGTTGGAGACGTTCTCTACCAGCTCATAGGTGGCCTCAAGGCGGGGATGGGCTACGTGGGCGCGAGGAACATCCCGGAGCTGAAGGAGAGGGGCGAGTTCGTCATCATAACCCACGCTGGCTACATCGAGAGCCACCCGCACGACATACTGATAACCAACGAGGCTCCAAACTACCCGCTCGGGAAGTGA
- a CDS encoding DUF835 domain-containing protein: MDSYLIATAFDAGVKIAAGGMLLFFSHQRHRKAAYYWGLAWMIYAYAIIGNLGAHPEIAAVLLGFFSSLILQGVMRVDEEVLMAQNYLRALAWAPAAIGAYTAVFFLFLGKTPEMAAMGVIYGASGVFLSIGGLILCRMKEFYDQDTAYLGLALTTYGLYQMLYPVFWYSGAKFWGLFISLVLTIVTALFMVQFSLVEVFDIKEPETRIEVQPGVRITDPEHFEEFKKQFQEYPVLAFVRNVEVPDNWKAYRITNLGGHGNVPPTNLPRVLETAVDYIRSLENSGLKPVVVLEGFEYLKLYNDFRALAKFLTSLRDYVAISGGTLVLVLEKDAWEEREMKTLERLLT, encoded by the coding sequence GTGGACTCCTACCTGATAGCGACTGCCTTTGATGCAGGTGTCAAGATTGCTGCTGGCGGCATGCTCCTGTTTTTCTCCCATCAGAGGCACCGGAAGGCCGCCTACTATTGGGGACTGGCCTGGATGATCTATGCCTACGCCATAATCGGTAATCTTGGCGCCCATCCTGAGATAGCAGCAGTCCTGCTTGGCTTTTTCTCCTCTCTAATTCTCCAGGGAGTAATGAGAGTGGACGAAGAAGTCTTAATGGCCCAGAACTACCTTAGGGCCCTTGCATGGGCACCTGCAGCAATCGGGGCATACACAGCGGTTTTCTTCCTTTTCCTGGGAAAAACGCCCGAAATGGCAGCCATGGGGGTCATTTACGGAGCGTCTGGTGTTTTCCTGAGTATTGGTGGACTTATCCTCTGCAGGATGAAGGAATTCTACGACCAAGACACCGCGTACTTGGGTCTGGCCCTGACAACTTACGGCCTGTACCAAATGCTGTATCCGGTATTCTGGTATAGCGGAGCCAAGTTCTGGGGGCTGTTCATCAGCCTAGTTCTGACCATTGTCACGGCTCTCTTCATGGTTCAGTTTTCACTGGTAGAAGTCTTCGATATCAAAGAGCCGGAAACCAGAATAGAAGTCCAGCCAGGGGTCCGCATAACTGACCCAGAGCACTTTGAGGAATTTAAAAAGCAGTTCCAGGAATATCCCGTCCTGGCCTTTGTGAGAAACGTTGAGGTACCAGATAACTGGAAAGCCTACAGGATAACAAATCTCGGTGGGCACGGGAACGTTCCCCCAACCAACCTTCCCAGGGTTCTTGAGACAGCCGTGGATTACATCCGCTCCCTTGAAAACTCCGGCCTGAAACCTGTGGTAGTCCTTGAGGGCTTTGAATACCTCAAGCTTTACAACGACTTTCGAGCTCTGGCAAAGTTCCTGACATCTCTGAGAGACTACGTTGCTATAAGTGGTGGGACGCTTGTGCTCGTCCTCGAAAAAGATGCATGGGAAGAGAGGGAGATGAAGACCCTGGAGAGGCTCCTCACGTGA